The Halalkalibacter krulwichiae genome has a segment encoding these proteins:
- the pyrE gene encoding orotate phosphoribosyltransferase has translation MREKIANHLLEIGAVHLQPTNPFTWTSGIKSPIYCDNRLTLSYPHVRKDIITGFVKLLEGIEVDVIAGTATAGIPHAALLADALDLPMVYVRGSAKGHGKQNQIEGKIEKGQKVVLVEDLISTGGSVIQAAEALKASGADVVAVIAIFTYEFQKANDALKEANLPTHILTSYSTLLNVAKEKGTITAEQVQRLNEWRKDPSSQSWMIEQV, from the coding sequence ATGAGAGAGAAAATAGCAAATCACCTATTAGAAATCGGAGCTGTTCATTTACAGCCGACAAACCCTTTTACTTGGACATCAGGCATTAAATCACCGATTTATTGTGACAATCGTCTAACACTTTCTTATCCTCACGTGAGAAAGGATATTATTACAGGATTTGTTAAATTACTAGAAGGTATTGAAGTTGATGTAATAGCTGGGACGGCGACTGCTGGGATTCCGCATGCTGCATTGTTGGCAGATGCCCTTGATTTACCCATGGTTTATGTTAGAGGAAGTGCGAAGGGGCACGGTAAACAAAATCAGATTGAGGGTAAAATTGAAAAAGGACAAAAGGTTGTTTTAGTTGAAGATTTAATCTCTACGGGTGGAAGTGTCATTCAAGCTGCTGAAGCACTTAAAGCAAGTGGAGCAGATGTAGTAGCAGTTATCGCGATTTTCACATATGAGTTTCAAAAAGCAAATGATGCCCTAAAAGAAGCCAATTTACCTACACATATTCTGACTTCCTATTCAACATTATTGAATGTTGCAAAGGAAAAAGGGACAATAACAGCAGAACAAGTTCAACGCTTAAATGAATGGCGAAAAGATCCTTCTTCCCAATCATGGATGATTGAACAAGTATAA
- the pyrF gene encoding orotidine-5'-phosphate decarboxylase, producing the protein MQRPLIMALDLDNRTKRLALLEQFKDEQLFVKVGMELFYREGRQVIEELKGEGHQIFLDLKLHDIPNTVQRSMRELASLDIDIVNVHAAGGKKMMNAAVEGLEQGTKPGKKRPLLIAVTQLTSTDEETMHNELLIHHSLNEVVSSYARFAKESGVDGVVCSAKEVPYIHQSCGSDFYTVCPGIRRPEDEVGDQKRIVTPGKARELGCFGIVVGRSITNAENPYEVYRAMKKDWEGVK; encoded by the coding sequence ATGCAACGTCCACTCATAATGGCACTAGATTTAGATAATCGAACGAAACGTTTAGCGTTATTAGAACAGTTTAAAGACGAACAGTTATTTGTGAAAGTTGGCATGGAGTTGTTTTACCGTGAGGGAAGACAAGTGATTGAAGAATTAAAGGGAGAAGGACATCAAATCTTTCTTGATTTAAAACTGCATGATATCCCAAATACGGTTCAACGTTCTATGCGGGAGCTTGCTAGCTTGGATATTGACATTGTCAATGTTCATGCTGCTGGTGGTAAAAAAATGATGAATGCTGCAGTTGAAGGGTTAGAGCAAGGAACAAAGCCAGGGAAAAAGCGTCCTCTATTAATTGCTGTTACGCAATTAACTAGTACAGATGAAGAGACGATGCACAATGAATTGTTAATCCATCATTCTCTTAATGAAGTCGTCTCATCCTATGCTCGTTTTGCTAAAGAAAGCGGTGTAGATGGTGTTGTATGTTCAGCTAAAGAGGTTCCTTACATTCATCAATCATGTGGATCTGATTTTTACACGGTGTGTCCTGGAATTCGTCGACCTGAAGACGAAGTTGGAGATCAAAAACGTATTGTTACACCTGGAAAGGCTAGAGAGTTAGGGTGCTTTGGTATTGTTGTAGGAAGAAGTATAACAAATGCAGAAAATCCTTATGAAGTTTATCGCGCAATGAAAAAAGATTGGGAGGGTGTCAAATGA